One genomic region from Flagellimonas oceani encodes:
- a CDS encoding GNAT family N-acetyltransferase translates to MTLPKVNIRTATLDDLPLLLNFEQEIIKAERPFDVTIKDGPISYYDIAAMIKDPKAHVVVAEVDDNIVASGYAIIKKARHYLDHEFYAYLGFMYTDEDFRGMGINAQIVEELKNWSQQEGFKEIKLTVYNDNLPAIKAYEKVGFKKHIIEMRLT, encoded by the coding sequence ATGACGCTACCAAAGGTAAACATACGGACTGCCACTTTGGACGACTTGCCCTTGCTGCTCAATTTTGAACAGGAAATCATAAAGGCGGAACGCCCTTTTGATGTTACCATAAAAGATGGCCCCATCAGCTATTACGACATCGCTGCGATGATTAAAGACCCAAAAGCCCATGTAGTGGTCGCCGAAGTTGATGATAACATAGTGGCTTCGGGTTACGCCATTATCAAGAAAGCCAGGCATTATTTGGACCATGAGTTTTATGCATACTTGGGTTTTATGTACACCGACGAGGATTTTCGTGGGATGGGCATCAATGCACAAATTGTCGAAGAACTTAAAAATTGGTCTCAACAAGAAGGTTTTAAGGAAATTAAATTAACGGTGTACAACGACAATCTACCTGCCATCAAGGCCTATGAAAAAGTAGGTTTTAAAAAGCATATCATCGAAATGCGGTTGACATAA
- the kynU gene encoding kynureninase: MTFENTLEFAKKLDASDALASYRNEFHYPQVNGKDVIYFTGNSLGLQPKRTQKFVDEVMKDWRELAVEGHFYADKPWWDYHERLAEGLGKVVGANPKEISVMNTLTVNLHLLMVSFYRPTEKRFKIICEEKAFPSDQYMLQSQVRYHGLNPEDTIVEVKKRDGEHAWRTEDIIQKINEVGDELALVLMGGVNYYNGQVLDMETITRAGKGVGAYVGWDLAHGVGNIKLNLHDWDADFAAWCSYKYMNSGPGNASGIFVHEKHLGKEDIPRFEGWWGTKKETRFLMKPEFDPIETADAWQLSNPPILSIAPYLASLELFDEVGMDALIKKQKTIVAYLEFVLHEIDEEVDSTFEIITPKARGCQLSVFLHGEGKAIFDYLMKKGVITDWREPNVIRLAPAPLYCSFEDMYRFGQILKAGIQGK; the protein is encoded by the coding sequence ATGACGTTCGAGAATACGCTTGAATTTGCCAAAAAGTTAGATGCGTCCGATGCATTGGCTTCCTACAGAAATGAATTCCACTATCCACAGGTCAACGGAAAAGACGTGATCTATTTTACGGGGAATTCGCTTGGCCTCCAACCCAAACGGACCCAAAAATTCGTTGATGAGGTAATGAAGGATTGGCGAGAACTTGCCGTGGAAGGTCATTTTTATGCCGATAAGCCTTGGTGGGACTACCACGAAAGATTGGCCGAAGGTCTGGGCAAAGTGGTCGGTGCCAATCCAAAGGAAATTTCGGTGATGAACACGCTTACCGTAAACCTTCATTTGTTGATGGTGTCCTTTTACCGACCCACCGAAAAGAGATTCAAGATCATTTGCGAGGAAAAAGCATTTCCATCCGACCAATATATGCTACAAAGTCAGGTGCGTTATCACGGATTGAACCCTGAGGATACCATCGTAGAAGTAAAAAAACGTGATGGTGAGCATGCGTGGCGCACGGAGGACATCATCCAAAAAATAAATGAGGTAGGGGATGAGCTTGCCCTAGTGTTGATGGGCGGCGTTAATTACTATAACGGCCAAGTGCTGGATATGGAGACCATTACCAGAGCAGGTAAGGGTGTCGGAGCTTATGTAGGTTGGGATTTGGCCCATGGCGTAGGAAACATCAAATTGAACCTCCATGATTGGGATGCCGATTTCGCCGCTTGGTGCAGTTATAAATATATGAACAGTGGGCCAGGTAACGCATCCGGAATCTTTGTGCACGAAAAACACTTGGGCAAAGAGGACATCCCCCGTTTTGAAGGCTGGTGGGGAACCAAAAAAGAGACACGTTTTTTAATGAAGCCGGAGTTCGACCCTATCGAAACCGCCGATGCATGGCAACTGAGCAATCCCCCTATTTTATCCATAGCACCCTATTTGGCCTCTCTGGAACTATTTGATGAAGTGGGCATGGATGCCCTTATCAAAAAACAAAAGACCATTGTGGCCTACTTGGAGTTTGTACTGCATGAAATTGATGAAGAAGTGGACAGTACTTTCGAAATAATAACTCCCAAAGCTAGAGGATGTCAACTTTCCGTGTTTTTGCACGGCGAGGGCAAGGCCATCTTTGACTATTTAATGAAAAAAGGTGTAATCACCGATTGGAGGGAACCGAATGTTATCCGATTGGCACCGGCTCCATTGTACTGCTCGTTCGAGGATATGTACCGTTTTGGACAAATCTTAAAAGCGGGTATACAGGGCAAGTAA
- a CDS encoding O-methyltransferase: MHFLSPILESYIANSSQDEPKLLQELTRETHLKVVQPRMITGHFQGRVLGMLSKIISPKYILEIGTYTGYSALCLAEGLQKDGELHTIEVNEELHDMQRRYFDKSGFGPQIKQHIGDALTIVPKLEQTFDLVFIDAQKVNYDAYFEAVIQKTRPGGVILSDNVLWSGKVVEPLERSDKATAALLEYNHKLKADPRVETVLLPIRDGLTLSRVL, translated from the coding sequence ATGCATTTCCTATCGCCCATTTTGGAGAGTTACATTGCCAACAGTTCTCAGGACGAGCCCAAATTACTCCAGGAACTCACCCGTGAAACACACTTAAAAGTGGTGCAGCCCCGAATGATCACCGGGCATTTTCAGGGCAGGGTGTTGGGCATGTTGTCCAAAATCATCAGCCCCAAGTACATTTTGGAAATTGGCACGTATACGGGCTATTCTGCCTTGTGTTTGGCGGAAGGGCTTCAAAAAGATGGGGAACTCCACACTATTGAGGTAAATGAGGAACTACACGATATGCAGCGAAGGTATTTTGACAAAAGTGGGTTTGGACCGCAAATCAAACAACATATAGGTGATGCTCTAACTATTGTGCCCAAACTGGAACAAACCTTCGACCTGGTTTTTATTGATGCGCAAAAAGTAAACTATGATGCCTATTTTGAGGCGGTGATTCAAAAAACCAGACCGGGCGGCGTAATTCTTTCGGACAATGTGCTTTGGTCGGGAAAAGTAGTGGAACCTTTAGAGCGTTCCGACAAGGCCACTGCTGCGTTGCTGGAATACAATCATAAATTAAAAGCAGACCCAAGGGTAGAAACGGTATTGTTGCCCATTAGGGACGGACTGACGTTGAGTAGGGTACTATAA
- a CDS encoding M1 family metallopeptidase, with amino-acid sequence MNRFKYSLASILFLFGAVVMAQEEGDAKEKREPGHYNQSRFKQLYEEFSTPNTYRSASGAPGPDYYQQQADYVMDIQLDDKNAKISGEETITYHNNSPDDLEFLWVQLDQNVRAKDSKSPLRDGNGVNIAYTADNFAQTYITEPFDGGFNIQSVTDASGKPLSYTINQTMMRVNIPQPLKSGEKISFSIKWWYNIPDHTVNRARSGYEYFPKDGNRAYVIAQFFPRMAVYSDVEGWQNHQFWGSGEFALPFGNYEVSITVPADHILDATGELQNREEVFSKEMMKRYKQAKKSYDKPVIIVTQEEAEAAEKGFSTDTKTWKFKATNVRDYAFASSRKFVWDMQAVKIGNKDVMAVSLYPKEGNPLWEEMSTKAVVQTLQTYSKHTFDYPYHKAISVHAKNQGMEYPMICWNYGRPNEDGTYSDRVKYGMISVIIHEVGHNYFPMIVNSDERQWGWMDEGINTFAQYLAEQEFGENYPEIIAPNTAYPSRRGKAADIVPYMAGDQSYISPIMSNPENVYQLGPNAYGKPATALNILRETVMGEELFDHAFQTYAQRWMFKHPTPEDFFRTMEDASAVDLDWFWRSWFYTTDYVDIGVSSVKKYYVSNKPTKEMEKYMADRNLTEADLPPLVYLADEESEDFLPELKGKSPTETSKNLKEFMMDNMSEAERAQVKEPKYFYEITFDKPGGIPMPLIVEYTYADGTTENITYPPEIWRKNDAEVKRVMATQKELVGIVVDPKLETADIDTTNNAWPKKDEKSDFDKFKENIKGDE; translated from the coding sequence ATGAACAGATTCAAGTATTCCTTAGCTTCCATCTTGTTCCTTTTTGGAGCCGTTGTCATGGCACAAGAAGAGGGAGATGCCAAAGAAAAGCGGGAGCCCGGTCATTACAACCAAAGTAGATTCAAACAATTGTACGAGGAGTTTTCCACTCCCAACACCTATCGTTCCGCATCCGGAGCCCCTGGCCCCGATTACTACCAACAGCAGGCCGATTATGTTATGGATATCCAGTTGGATGACAAGAATGCAAAGATCAGTGGAGAGGAGACCATAACCTACCATAACAATTCACCGGACGATCTGGAGTTTCTTTGGGTACAGTTAGATCAAAATGTACGGGCCAAAGATTCAAAGTCGCCTTTGCGTGATGGAAACGGTGTAAATATTGCCTATACAGCCGATAATTTTGCCCAAACGTACATCACCGAGCCGTTCGATGGTGGTTTCAATATACAATCGGTCACCGATGCCAGTGGGAAGCCATTGTCCTACACCATCAACCAGACCATGATGCGCGTAAACATACCACAGCCGTTAAAAAGCGGTGAGAAGATTTCGTTTTCCATCAAATGGTGGTACAATATTCCGGACCATACCGTAAATAGGGCACGTTCCGGGTACGAGTATTTTCCAAAAGACGGGAACCGTGCCTATGTAATCGCACAGTTCTTCCCAAGAATGGCCGTTTATAGTGATGTGGAAGGATGGCAGAACCATCAGTTCTGGGGAAGCGGAGAGTTCGCTTTGCCATTTGGTAATTATGAGGTAAGCATAACCGTACCGGCAGACCACATATTGGATGCAACGGGGGAGCTTCAAAACCGAGAGGAAGTATTTTCCAAAGAAATGATGAAGCGTTACAAGCAGGCCAAGAAGTCGTATGACAAGCCTGTGATCATTGTAACCCAAGAAGAGGCCGAAGCAGCGGAAAAAGGATTTTCAACCGATACCAAAACATGGAAATTTAAAGCAACCAACGTTAGGGATTACGCATTTGCATCGTCCAGAAAATTTGTTTGGGACATGCAGGCCGTCAAAATCGGAAACAAGGATGTAATGGCGGTATCGCTTTACCCAAAAGAAGGTAATCCACTTTGGGAAGAAATGTCTACCAAAGCTGTGGTGCAGACTTTGCAGACCTATTCCAAGCATACCTTTGATTATCCTTACCATAAGGCCATTTCCGTGCATGCAAAGAACCAGGGAATGGAGTATCCGATGATTTGCTGGAACTATGGGCGTCCCAATGAGGACGGTACCTATTCCGACAGGGTTAAATACGGTATGATCAGTGTGATCATCCACGAAGTGGGACACAACTACTTCCCTATGATCGTCAATTCAGATGAACGTCAGTGGGGATGGATGGACGAAGGAATCAACACCTTTGCCCAGTATTTGGCAGAGCAGGAATTTGGTGAAAATTACCCTGAGATAATAGCTCCAAATACAGCGTATCCCTCACGAAGAGGAAAGGCAGCGGACATTGTACCCTACATGGCAGGAGACCAAAGTTACATTTCCCCGATCATGTCCAACCCGGAGAATGTGTACCAATTGGGCCCGAACGCCTATGGTAAACCGGCAACGGCACTTAACATTTTAAGGGAGACCGTAATGGGAGAAGAATTGTTCGATCATGCGTTCCAGACCTATGCACAGCGTTGGATGTTCAAACACCCGACCCCGGAAGATTTCTTCCGTACCATGGAGGATGCGTCCGCAGTGGATTTGGATTGGTTCTGGAGAAGCTGGTTCTACACCACCGATTATGTGGATATAGGGGTGTCAAGTGTTAAAAAATACTATGTGTCCAACAAGCCTACCAAGGAAATGGAAAAGTATATGGCCGATAGGAACCTTACCGAGGCGGACCTTCCACCATTGGTATATTTGGCAGACGAAGAAAGCGAAGATTTTTTACCTGAACTTAAAGGAAAGTCCCCGACCGAGACCTCGAAAAACCTTAAGGAGTTTATGATGGACAACATGTCCGAAGCCGAAAGAGCACAGGTAAAAGAGCCAAAGTATTTCTACGAGATCACTTTTGATAAGCCGGGAGGTATTCCAATGCCATTGATCGTAGAGTACACCTATGCCGATGGTACTACCGAAAACATTACCTATCCTCCGGAAATTTGGAGAAAGAACGATGCCGAGGTAAAAAGAGTAATGGCCACCCAAAAAGAATTGGTGGGAATCGTGGTAGACCCAAAATTGGAAACCGCGGATATCGACACCACCAACAACGCTTGGCCCAAGAAAGATGAGAAGTCCGACTTTGATAAGTTCAAGGAAAATATCAAGGGAGACGAGTAG
- a CDS encoding Sec-independent protein translocase subunit TatA/TatB translates to MQFLFISGAEIFFILFIVVMVFGADKIPGIARGLGKGMRQLKDATDDIKREIQKSTDDVDTDFTKNIRKEIDDVKKNVNEVSGSIKRDLNKK, encoded by the coding sequence ATGCAATTTCTATTTATTAGTGGAGCCGAGATTTTTTTCATCCTATTTATAGTGGTGATGGTGTTTGGTGCGGACAAGATTCCCGGTATAGCCCGGGGGCTCGGCAAAGGAATGCGCCAACTTAAGGACGCCACGGACGATATTAAACGGGAAATACAAAAAAGTACGGATGATGTGGATACTGATTTCACAAAGAACATCCGCAAGGAAATCGACGATGTAAAGAAGAATGTGAACGAAGTATCCGGTTCCATCAAAAGAGACCTCAATAAGAAATAG
- a CDS encoding MFS transporter yields the protein MKSLWLILSNPRYFGAAWVFTSINIWFGTWAIYIPTVKDKLDINKADLGIALFCLSVGVFAIFPVASKIINKIGVGRSSWYGVIFASLTAMLPLMAPNYYLLMAALFLFGASNGFIDIAINTLVTEIEKEDKQNFMSAAHGFFSLGGIIVGLGSFLIPVIGSPVLHMGITVVLVFLINFFLKKHYIYVVAAPVEKEPFSLKLFKPLLLLGIIGFVSFGSEGAIIDWSALYLKEMTMAPELLIGAGFLAFSTTMTLGRFLGDGISAKIGPIRIVGLGALIAAVGFVLVLTQNTTWSIIGFAFNGLGFSVIVPELFRIGGNVKGVDSSQGVAFIAGFGYIGFLLGPVILGFIAESASLNYSFILLLCMALLVFGITFFLRRRRK from the coding sequence ATGAAATCCCTTTGGCTTATTCTGTCCAATCCAAGGTATTTTGGAGCGGCATGGGTCTTTACCAGTATCAATATTTGGTTTGGTACCTGGGCCATTTATATCCCGACCGTAAAGGACAAACTGGATATCAACAAGGCCGATTTGGGCATTGCACTATTTTGTTTGTCGGTGGGGGTTTTTGCCATTTTCCCAGTGGCTTCAAAAATCATAAATAAAATAGGGGTAGGTCGGTCGTCATGGTACGGGGTAATATTTGCCTCCCTAACAGCGATGTTGCCGCTGATGGCTCCGAATTATTATCTGCTGATGGCAGCGCTCTTCCTTTTTGGGGCCAGTAATGGATTTATAGATATTGCCATCAATACCTTGGTCACGGAAATTGAAAAGGAGGACAAACAAAATTTTATGTCCGCGGCCCATGGCTTTTTTAGTTTGGGCGGGATCATAGTTGGTTTGGGAAGTTTTTTGATTCCGGTGATCGGAAGCCCTGTATTGCACATGGGCATTACCGTAGTTTTGGTTTTTCTCATCAATTTTTTTCTGAAGAAACATTACATCTATGTTGTGGCCGCACCTGTGGAGAAGGAGCCTTTTAGCCTAAAATTGTTCAAGCCATTGCTGTTGTTGGGCATAATCGGGTTTGTATCCTTTGGTAGCGAAGGCGCCATTATTGATTGGAGTGCGCTTTACCTCAAGGAAATGACCATGGCCCCGGAACTACTTATCGGCGCGGGATTTTTGGCATTTTCCACCACAATGACACTGGGTCGCTTTCTAGGGGATGGCATTAGTGCCAAAATCGGGCCCATACGAATCGTAGGATTGGGTGCGCTTATTGCTGCGGTAGGTTTTGTGTTGGTCTTAACCCAAAACACCACATGGTCCATTATTGGCTTTGCATTCAACGGGCTTGGTTTTTCGGTCATTGTGCCCGAACTGTTCCGTATCGGGGGCAATGTTAAGGGAGTGGATTCTTCCCAAGGCGTTGCTTTTATAGCTGGGTTCGGGTATATAGGGTTTTTGCTTGGGCCTGTTATTCTAGGATTTATTGCCGAAAGTGCCTCCCTTAATTATAGTTTTATCTTGCTCCTGTGTATGGCCCTCTTGGTTTTTGGGATTACGTTTTTCCTGCGAAGGAGGAGGAAGTAA
- a CDS encoding phosphatase PAP2 family protein: protein MLEKLLKWDRDTFVYLNGLGIEDYDVFWSTVTNITTWIPLFILFLALFYLKFSRTEALYKFLTVLGLVVFITAITHITKISVARLRPNNTEEINTLIRILKSPTDYSFFSGHASSSFSITTLVFLFLRHKVKWAVLFFIWPILFAMSRIYVGVHFPVDIIVGTVVGILSGLLFYWLYQRFIVPYSTSVRP, encoded by the coding sequence ATGTTGGAAAAATTGCTCAAATGGGATAGGGACACTTTTGTTTATCTCAATGGTCTGGGCATAGAGGATTACGATGTTTTTTGGTCCACCGTTACCAATATTACCACTTGGATACCCCTGTTTATCCTTTTTCTGGCTCTTTTTTACCTTAAATTTTCAAGAACAGAGGCACTATATAAGTTTTTGACAGTTTTGGGATTGGTGGTTTTTATCACGGCCATTACCCATATCACCAAAATTTCGGTGGCAAGGTTACGCCCGAACAATACAGAAGAGATCAATACGCTGATCCGTATTCTAAAAAGCCCAACGGACTATAGCTTTTTTTCGGGCCATGCCTCCAGCTCCTTTTCCATTACCACTTTGGTATTCCTTTTTTTACGGCATAAGGTAAAATGGGCAGTGCTCTTTTTTATATGGCCCATCCTTTTTGCCATGAGCCGCATTTATGTGGGCGTACATTTTCCTGTGGATATTATAGTGGGAACAGTGGTCGGAATATTATCGGGATTACTTTTCTATTGGCTCTATCAACGTTTTATAGTACCCTACTCAACGTCAGTCCGTCCCTAA
- a CDS encoding S41 family peptidase, which produces MKLKNLTTIPLFCLVIVHVQAQDNWLTKKQVTEDVEFLTKTLNEKSSYAYLNGFDFNKDFETYLTSLKDSTRLENFGLFITNTLAKIGDRHSALNGIRGYSLNESLFLPFVYAPVNDKVVVLSYDEDKTLKILDPNFPYLKKIDGLELDEFLQQTRPGDIEAPKETYYTLAVRDIRDIQKNYILLNKPLPKEVKLTLSNDLFQNDTTLIVPVIDKSERQRPWDEKFEIDYLFIEDEDFNQPEIIDGLFSLDDNIAYIKLPEMVSKDEAPLLFEKVNSFMKSIQNNSEALIIDVRANSGGTRDLLYEFAKYLIHPDSIHIVNIVKQRGPLPLPKDYQESLHSRFLHSFSELDDREQKKVTGFLKNFKPIYELDETKYSEYYFGILNGEKLSATQFYYNRPVYILANEKTFSAASVFVSAFKGIPNMKIVGITTDGSSGNSDWVDLPNSKLFGKISTMVSFQKNGKVLDGYGTTPDIKIERDMSQVLWRSDTQLEELKVLIKEK; this is translated from the coding sequence ATGAAACTGAAAAACCTAACCACCATCCCATTATTCTGTCTGGTAATCGTACATGTACAAGCACAGGATAATTGGCTCACCAAAAAACAAGTAACAGAAGATGTTGAATTTTTGACCAAAACATTAAATGAAAAGTCTTCCTATGCTTATCTGAACGGTTTTGATTTCAACAAGGACTTTGAAACCTATCTTACATCGTTAAAAGATTCCACACGACTTGAAAATTTTGGTTTGTTTATCACCAACACCTTGGCCAAAATCGGGGATAGACATTCAGCTTTAAATGGCATTAGAGGCTATAGTCTAAACGAGTCATTATTTTTACCGTTTGTTTACGCACCTGTAAACGATAAAGTTGTTGTCTTGAGTTATGATGAGGATAAAACATTGAAAATCCTAGACCCAAACTTCCCGTACCTTAAAAAAATTGATGGTCTCGAGTTAGATGAATTCTTGCAACAAACGAGGCCAGGAGACATTGAGGCTCCCAAAGAGACCTATTATACGCTGGCAGTCCGTGACATTAGGGATATTCAAAAAAATTACATCTTGCTGAACAAACCTCTGCCGAAAGAAGTCAAATTAACGCTTTCAAACGATTTATTCCAAAATGACACAACTTTAATCGTTCCTGTAATAGACAAATCAGAACGACAACGACCATGGGACGAAAAATTTGAAATAGACTATCTTTTTATTGAAGATGAGGACTTTAACCAACCAGAAATTATTGATGGGCTATTTAGTTTAGACGACAACATTGCATACATTAAACTACCGGAAATGGTAAGCAAAGATGAAGCCCCACTACTTTTTGAGAAAGTCAATTCATTTATGAAATCCATTCAAAACAATAGCGAAGCCCTTATTATCGATGTAAGGGCGAATAGTGGCGGAACACGGGATTTGCTCTATGAGTTTGCTAAATATTTGATACACCCCGACTCTATTCATATTGTAAACATAGTTAAACAAAGGGGTCCATTGCCATTGCCTAAAGATTATCAAGAAAGCCTGCACAGCCGATTTTTACACTCCTTTTCGGAATTGGACGACAGGGAACAGAAAAAGGTAACTGGGTTTCTGAAAAACTTCAAACCTATCTATGAATTGGATGAAACAAAGTACAGCGAATACTATTTTGGCATACTGAACGGAGAAAAATTGTCAGCAACTCAATTTTACTATAATAGGCCCGTCTACATTTTAGCCAACGAAAAAACATTTAGTGCGGCGTCTGTTTTTGTTTCCGCTTTTAAAGGAATTCCGAATATGAAAATTGTTGGGATTACAACGGATGGTTCTAGTGGGAATAGTGACTGGGTCGACCTCCCTAATTCAAAATTGTTCGGAAAAATCAGCACAATGGTCTCCTTTCAAAAAAATGGAAAGGTTTTGGACGGCTACGGAACAACACCAGATATAAAAATAGAAAGGGATATGAGCCAAGTGCTTTGGCGATCGGACACACAGCTTGAAGAATTAAAAGTCCTGATAAAGGAAAAATAA